In Alicyclobacillus macrosporangiidus CPP55, a single window of DNA contains:
- the nth gene encoding endonuclease III, whose product MNHLLSRADTRRMLVKLEEAYPDAKCALNFSNPFELLIATMLSAQSTDARVNQVTARLFQKYKTPEDYARLTPEILQEDIKELGLFRAKAEHIIAASRMLLEKYNGQVPASQEELVKLPGVGRKTANVVVSNAFGIPAIAVDTHVQRVANRIGIANSMNPEMTERQLCQRIPQKLWSQAHHWLIHHGRKVCSARKPKCDICPVSSFCRFYQAMQKEDKLRAKVFGEDEDRAAGAARR is encoded by the coding sequence ATGAATCACCTGTTGTCGCGCGCCGACACGCGCCGCATGCTGGTCAAGCTCGAGGAAGCCTATCCCGACGCCAAGTGCGCGTTGAACTTCAGCAATCCGTTTGAACTGCTGATCGCCACCATGTTGTCTGCGCAGAGCACCGACGCCCGCGTCAACCAGGTCACCGCGCGGCTGTTTCAGAAATACAAGACTCCGGAGGATTACGCGCGCCTCACGCCGGAGATACTGCAAGAAGACATCAAAGAACTAGGGCTGTTCCGGGCCAAGGCGGAGCACATCATCGCCGCCAGCCGGATGCTTTTGGAGAAGTACAACGGCCAGGTGCCCGCCTCTCAGGAGGAACTGGTCAAGTTGCCGGGCGTCGGGCGCAAGACTGCCAACGTCGTCGTCTCCAACGCGTTCGGGATCCCGGCTATCGCGGTGGACACGCACGTGCAGCGGGTCGCGAACCGCATCGGGATCGCCAACAGCATGAATCCGGAGATGACAGAGCGCCAGCTGTGCCAGCGCATCCCGCAGAAGCTGTGGTCGCAGGCGCACCACTGGCTGATCCACCACGGGCGAAAGGTGTGCTCGGCGCGCAAGCCGAAGTGCGACATCTGCCCCGTCTCGTCCTTCTGCAGGTTCTACCAGGCCATGCAGAAGGAAGACAAGCTGCGGGCGAAGGTCTTCGGCGAGGACGAAGACAGGGCGGCCGGTGCCGCACGGCGATGA
- a CDS encoding DUF2614 family zinc ribbon-containing protein — MNVDKWRNWALVMMFGGFFVMYSGVYHRAWIPYLMVIGGLGVLAGILVYFRFGPVNPTVHEAECPRCGRITRLTGAYDACRHCHQPMRRVPGGGYEPYVK, encoded by the coding sequence ATGAACGTGGACAAGTGGCGCAATTGGGCGCTCGTGATGATGTTTGGTGGCTTTTTCGTCATGTACAGCGGCGTGTATCACCGCGCCTGGATCCCGTATTTGATGGTCATCGGCGGACTGGGCGTCCTCGCCGGCATCCTCGTGTACTTCCGGTTTGGCCCCGTGAATCCCACGGTCCACGAGGCGGAGTGCCCGCGTTGCGGCCGGATCACCCGGCTGACGGGGGCGTATGACGCCTGCCGCCATTGCCATCAGCCGATGCGCCGGGTGCCGGGCGGCGGCTACGAACCGTACGTGAAGTGA